In the genome of Columba livia isolate bColLiv1 breed racing homer chromosome 1, bColLiv1.pat.W.v2, whole genome shotgun sequence, the window TCCTCAGCGGTAAGCACAGCCAGTATTGCAGCAGTCATTACAGATGATGGAGATCATAGCGAGACACCCTGCAGGTGAGAAGGCAGCAGCTGGAAGCAGTCAGGACAGCCCATACACACGTTATCAGGCAGTTAATAGTGTGAGCGCAGCAGATGACACGGTGGCACCCCCAACCGTGGTGTGAGACGAGCAGCAGCACTTCCTAGACATGCTTGGGAAAGCTTGGGAGCATTTCTCCTTGAAAACTGAGCTTGTGCCAGAGCTGAGGCGTGAGATTCATGCCCAGGTcagtgaaaagcaaacaaacaaaaaacaacaaccaaaaaaacccaaacagcaagaggaagaaggctccagctgctgggcagatttataaataaaagtattttatccAGTTCAGGGTTGGGGGAgcatttttttcatactttATATAGaactatagaatcatagaatgtcctgaattggaagggacccacaaggatcatcgagtccaactcctgtccctgcataagacaaccccacagttcacaccatgtgtccgAGGGcgctgtccagtctcttcttgagtACTGAAAGGCTTCAGGTTTGGGGCCTGTCAGTCGATCTGCCACTCTAAAAGACAGTGAGGCTCACCACAGTGGCAGACCTTCCTAACGCCCGGCTGAGGGAGGACTGGCCTTAGACCGCAGCGTCTCCGGCCTCGTCAGCACGTCACTCTCCTGCCAACAGAACCCTTCTGGCGTCTGCGGGGAGCCGGTTTCGCTGCAGAATCCTCCTCCACCTCACAAACGCCGCCACAACGGCCTCGGAAGTGTCGCCCCCCCGGCCACCAACCGCCTCCTGCCCGATGGCCGCGCGGGGGCGCCACGCGGGGCGTGGTGGGCGGGGGGAGGAGGGCGCGCGTGCGCGATGACGCGCCGGGACGTGCCCGCTATATGAGCTCGGGCCGGCGCTGACTCGGCCCTTTCCGCCTCGCTCCCGCCCGCTCTCGGGTCGCTGCGCAGAgacccgcgccgccgccgcgcgccccccgccgccgccatgaTCATCTACCGGGACTGCATCAGCCGTAAGGGCGTGCGGcgcggggagcggagcggaggggaggggagaggagggacgCGGGGAGCCGGTTGCTGGGTCGAAGGAAGCAGCTGGTGCGGCCTGGGCCCGGGCGCGGGGCCTGGAGGCGCCGCGCATGCGCAGTGCGGGCGGGGGGGGCATGGTCCGCCCGGGCAGAGGCTGCGGGGACTGGGCCGGAGCGCCGGGCCCGAGGGTGGCGGCGATGGGAACCCGGAGCGGAGCGCGGCCCGCAAGGGCGGCCGGGGAAGGGTGGCTGCGGGCCGGGCGCGGGGAGGCGGAAGGCGGAGGCTGAGGCGGCGGTGCCCGCCTGTGCGTGTCTGTTCCCCTGCAGAGGACGAGATGTTCTCGGACATCTACAAGATCCGGGAGGTGGCGAACGGCCTGTGCCTGGAAGTGGAGGGGAAGGTGAGTGGCCTGCCTGCCccggggagggtggggggaggCAGGCGGGCCTTGCCGCGGTAACGCAGGGCCGGGCCGCTGGcgggggcagggtttggggagagGGGGTTGGCTGCCCTGCGGGGGGTCCTGGAGGAGGGGGCACCCACCATGGTCTGGTGCCTGTGGCCGGGGCAGGGCCGGGTGATGCTGCAGGTGGTGTGTGAGAGGGCCTGGGGTAGCCAAGCCGGGACGCGGTGCTGCTGTCATGAAGCTTTGGTCAGCTGTTGGGAGAAAAGCCTGGCTTAAATCTGTGCTTGGGCTGCAGTCTGATTCGTTGCACTGAACTGTGGCTCTGAAATCATGCCCTCCTGTCAGGTCATAGATGTGTGAGAGCAGTAGCGATTAAATTTTTGCAGAACAGTTAAGATTTTTGATGTCTCTAAATCTAGATGGTCACCAGGACAGAGGGTCAAATTGATGACTCTCTAATTGGTGGCAATGCCTCTGCTGAAGGTCCTGAGGGAGATGGAACAGAAGCCACGGTCATAACTGGTGTTGATATAGTAATAAACCACCATCTTCAGGAAACCAGCTTTACAAAAGAATCCTACAAGAAGTACATCAAGGACTACATGAAAGCGTAAGTGTTGgttggctttttctttaaatgagaTGGGAGGATTGTTAGGTCgttgagattttaaaaacaatgttgAACTTTATTCCTAGTAGGTGTTAGTTCTGATACAGGTGCCAAACTGGTGGTGAACTTCAGTACCATCTTAATACTTGGCAGACCTGGAGCTCTAGAGAATTGATGTTGGAGTATCTAAGTTTATCTTGGCTGTGGTAGAGGACCTGATCACGTGCTTTGGATATTTGTAaccttgttgttttcttttgtattccTGTATGCCAGACATTATGGGGAAGGGGGTGGGGTGGTGAAGAAAGCTTCAGGAAGCTTTTCTGATGTGATAGTTTAAATGTCCAAATATAATGTGTGTGAGTGTAGCTTTCTGTCAATTCAAGGTATAATTTGTGTTGCTCGGTGCTTAGTGGGTTGGcattaaagatgaaaaaatcagttttaaagtGCTGATGCTCTTGGTGCTGTGGAAGTGGCTTGCCTAAGAGTAAAATGAATTTGATATGAATGGCAGACACTATTCTGCTAACTCGCTAGCAAAATAAGGTTAAAATTTGGGGTCTTCACgtgggagagagggaaaagcagcaaagtCAGTTTGCCTGTAACTCTTTCTGCTGTGATTTGGTGCTTCATGGTAAAGTTATTAGGCTAGAATGtgttttcagagctttttttttccttccagaattAAAGCCAGACTTGAGGAACACAAGCCAGAGAGAGTAAAGCCTTTCATGACAGGGGCTGCAGAACAAATCAAACACATCCTTGCCAACTTCAAAAACTACCAGGTAAGGAAACTTAAGTATTCATATAGCAGTATTGCAGTGATACAAACTGCAGTTGGTTCATCTGCTGGACTAGCCTGTTTAGAGTTTTGGAGGCTCCTGTTGTGAGGACATTTAAGTTATCCTTCTCAGAGAGTATTAGGGGCTTTGAAAGTCAgggaggagaaacaaagagacTCGTAAACGTTTGGGGATGTCATTTCAGCTTACAACATTTGTTGTTAACTACATTTGCAGTTACTGCCGCTTAGAAACCGTGGAGTTAAAAACCTGAAAGGTGGATGATTTTGGCCCCTGCTGTGTCTTGCTCTGCTGTTTGTAGCAGTGTGGTAAAATTATGGGGCACTAAAATAGAGAAGATGCACAAAGCAAAATCCTTGCAGCTGGTCATGGGGACCTTTAAACTGAACTAGTAGAGGTTATAGCTTGCTTGTATAAAAAGCACTTTCCTATTGTTGTAGCTCATTAAATGTCTCAAACATGTTTCTCTGAAGTTCTTTGTAGGAGAGAACATGAATCCAGATGGTATGGTGGCTCTCCTGGATTTCCGTGAGGATGGTGTGACCCCATATATGATTTTCTTTAAGGACGGCTTAGAAATTGAGAAATGTGTAAGTATTGACCTGAATAGGATGAACACATTTAACTTGCATGATCAGCTCTTTAAGTGCATTGCTTGTTCTGTCATCTCCCTGTTGAAGTTGAGCAGTAACTGCCAGTTTAAAAACTTGAAATTCATTTAAGTATAGCCTGATTGCTGCTTTGTATTATATAAAGTGCGTGAAACTTCCTTTGTGTACTATTGAATCATACTCAAAGGGGGCGTAGCTTCACTGCAATGACTCATTGGTGACTTAATGGCTAAGAAATGCAGTAGGAATTGCCTTGGTCAGATGTGTATAAttggtaatggttttaaactaagagaTTAAAGATTGTCCTCTGCAATGGAGCATTTCTATTTTGCATCCCTCTTGTGGGGGTTAATTGTGAAGTACCTTACATGGTCATGTTCCATCTTTCACTTAATCTGATGCCCTTATTTTGTTATGCAAGAATCATCTGTTGTATTGCCCTAAATTTGGGAACATGGTAATACTTGACTGAGTACTTAACCTTGTTCTGGCTGGAATCTCCCAACTGCCTGAGCTCAGGCAGCTGCTGTGATCTGCTTTCTTGGTACTTAGGCTGAGTTGAAATGTGGCTGCAACAAAACAGTCTTTGGATCCCAACACTTGCATTTTTTGGCTTGTTCTCAGTGCTGTGGAATTTACTGCAGACTAGTAGTGTGGGATCACCAATTGCTTTGCTCAGTCATTTTAGACTAGGAAGCGTATTTATAGCCAGCTAAATTTATCTGTAGAGCCTTTTACATGCTTTCTGGTATGTAAGTCATGTAAAGATGCAACAGCTTCTAATGTGGAGCAGCAGCCCAGCTAGAAGAACTCTTATTGGCCCAGACACACCACCTCCTGCAGCTTGATGGGAGGGCGATGTCTGTCTTGGACCCTAGAAGAGATCTGGAAGGTACTTCTGAGCAGAAGCTGGTGTGCATCTCCCCTACTTGGGGCAAACTTTTGGGTGTGTAATGTAGATAACCCCACCTTCTTAGAGATGGGGTAAAAGAATAGCAAGGTGTTCCACTGAGTAAGAAAACTTTGAGCTTCTTGGCACAGCTCCTCTAAGAGACAGCATGTACCTTTTAAGTTTTAGTACTTGCTTAGGTCATACTCTTATTTGAGAGGACATCTGAAACTTGGTGTGTCAGTCAGAAAGGATGTGAATGAGTGGCTTCTCTGGCTTGCTCAGCAGCTGTTGCCTATTGCTCTGATTGTAGAAATGCTCAGCATCCTCTGATAGACCATGAGCACTTGTCCTGTTGCTCTCTGGTTTGCACTAAGATGCAAAAATAACTTCCTTGCGCTTTCTGCCTGCCTGACTGTGGCAGCTCAGATTGAATTAGGGAATACACAAATAGATTGCAGAAACTTACCCTGACTGTTATGACCTTGAACTAACACTTGTTACTCTTGTTTCAGTAACAAACAGTATGATTTTGGATCACCTGTCTTCATAGCtggctgctgtttcttcttcattGGCACAACACCAGGAATTGGCAATGTCTAACAACTGGACTGATGTCATCTTGAGCTTTATTCACTTATTTTGACCCTGATTTGGAGTGGAggcattgttttaaaaaaaaaaaatccaaccatcTGTCATGTAGATTGTCTAAAATAAAACTCATTTGAACCCATTCTAGGTGATGCCTTTTGATCCAGTGTGTTTCTTAGGGTGACTTGCAGGAGAGGTTGCAGCAAGATGTTTGTCCCAGGTTTTTGTAGTGTCAGTAGTACAGCTTGATCCTAGTGCACGACAACTGACTTTCTCCAGACAGACCTTGCACAGTTTCTGCTGGTGGCACTGGAGTACAAGAGCAGGCTGAGGGAATAAGGCAAAGCTCAAGAAATGTCACCGTAGTGGAGTGGACCTTCATCCTTTGTGATTGCGCAGAGGCTTCTATGTCTGGAAGATaccaaaattaataaaaatgcaacagAATGGAATATGTGCTAATCAAGATTTTGTCAGATGCAGATACTCGAGTCTGTCTTCAGTTTTAGTAGGACTTCAAGATTAAGGTAGGAGGATGGAAGAGTGCTGGTGTTAGACTGAAGCTCAAATCTGAACCCAGGTAGTAGGAACATTGTGGGGTGGGGGTATAAGCACCAGGTTTTCCAGCACAGCCTGACTGTGGTATGAGCTCTGTTCAGGAGCAGATTAACTAGAATTCATTCAAGTTACAggtttttgtgcttttctgtacTTGCCTTGTGCTTGGGGTGTGAACTGTCAGAATGGCCCTGCCCTGTCCTGGGCTTATGATGAAGTAGGTGCATCTCTGGGCTTGAGACTTACCTGAGCATTTGTAATTTCTGTTGCTGCTGTGTCCCTCCTTAGGAAATGCATCTGTTTGACAGACCTGGAGCAAATGGCCATTGCTTCTCTGGTTCTTGCTGAGATGCAACAGTAACAGGTTCCTTGCGCTTTCTACCTGCCTGACCTTGTGGCAGTCTGGATTGAATACAGGAACACAAACACCTTCACAGAGCTCCAGCTAGGGGAGGGGGCTTCTTGTTGCTGCTGGCACCATGATTGGGCCTGCGCAGGGATGTTGCCTTGATCTGCAAATCACTAATTGTTACAGGCACAGAAGTTGAGGTGCTTGAAAAAGAGGGGGGGCATTCCCTGCTCACCAGCTGTTGATCTGTGAGGCCTCTGGCCCACACTTCAGCAGAGTCTTGGCATCTTTGTCTTGTGTTGGGGTTTGGCCTGTGGTGCCAGCAGGCTGAGGAGGAGGCAGGTTTCTGCAGGGGTAAGATAGGAGCAGCAGTGGCCTTGGGAGGAGTGAGATACCGTCTGTGGAGGTGGGAGTAGAGTATGCTCTAGTTATCTCGGGGGTACTTGTCTGGTTTAATCACACACAGTTTTAGTTCTGTGGGagcttcatttacattttttttgtagCTTTCCCAATAAAGGGTCCCAGGCCAGCTGTGTGTCTGGCTGAGGTTCAGTTTTGGTGTAACCTGAGCAATGTAAATTATTGCTTCTCTGCCttcacccaagggtgctgaaaGGTGAGGAGGCAGGTTCAAAGTCTCAACAGAATCAGTGTGAGGTGGCTCTTGCTTTCCTTACAGAGGATTTGTTTATTGGGGCCAGGTGAGGATGTTCTCTTACCCTTCCTGTGGCATCTTTGTTAAAAACTATGAGCCTTAAAGGAAGGGGCAAATAGGCACTTAGTTTGAGACTTTTGTGCTTCTTGGTGGAATATGTCTAGTGTGGACAGGATAGTGCTTATGAGGCGGTGTAGCCCCTAGTGCTTCCAGCTCCTGCTTCCAGTGAGTCAAAGTGTTTAAAACTGAGTGGAGCTGGGATGTGGGAATgaataaaagcagctgttttccCACCTGGCTAATTATGCTGGGGCTGGAACCCTGGCACAGGCCTGGAGCAAATTGCTGTGTGGCAGCTGGGTACAGGTGATGAGGTGCTGCTTTGAAAAGCAGGTGCTTAAAAGCATGGTGAGCATAGCCTTGCTGTTGGGTTGAATGGCTTAGGGCAAATGTGTGTGCCTTCCTGTCTGTACTCCAGGCTAGTTGGGATATTTAATTGGTGGAAGCATGCCTAACCAGTGGGTTTACATGCTCCTATGAATCTTATAT includes:
- the TPT1 gene encoding translationally-controlled tumor protein yields the protein MIIYRDCISQDEMFSDIYKIREVANGLCLEVEGKMVTRTEGQIDDSLIGGNASAEGPEGDGTEATVITGVDIVINHHLQETSFTKESYKKYIKDYMKAIKARLEEHKPERVKPFMTGAAEQIKHILANFKNYQFFVGENMNPDGMVALLDFREDGVTPYMIFFKDGLEIEKC